Proteins found in one Paucidesulfovibrio longus DSM 6739 genomic segment:
- a CDS encoding ABC transporter permease produces MNFELIVALLAATVHSGTPVLYATLGEMLSEKGGVLNLGVEGMMSVSAFAAFMVCLVTGSAWLGLLAGGVAGFLMAALHGFVTITCLGNQVVSGLALTILGGGLTEFMGTPYIGLNTSGFNVWAIPGLSSIPVLGPIFFKHNVLVYMSYLLPVAFWFFMRRTRLGLAVTAVGEMPAAAAAAGLNPKRLRWFAVTGGGFLVGLSGAYLSLAYTHLWTTGLSGGRGWIAVALVIFAFWRPFRAVVGAYLFGGVMAFQLRLQATGTALAPQFLLMLPYALTVIVLVLSAWKGKRRSQGPGALGVNIEPEG; encoded by the coding sequence ATGAATTTCGAATTGATCGTCGCCCTGCTGGCGGCCACTGTCCATTCCGGAACACCGGTGCTCTATGCCACCCTGGGCGAGATGCTTTCCGAGAAAGGCGGCGTCCTCAACCTCGGCGTGGAAGGCATGATGAGCGTTTCCGCGTTTGCCGCCTTCATGGTTTGCCTGGTCACGGGGTCGGCTTGGCTCGGACTGCTGGCCGGAGGCGTGGCGGGCTTTCTCATGGCCGCGCTGCACGGCTTCGTGACCATCACCTGCCTGGGCAACCAGGTCGTGTCCGGTCTGGCGCTGACCATTCTCGGCGGCGGCCTGACCGAGTTCATGGGCACGCCCTACATCGGACTGAACACATCCGGATTCAATGTTTGGGCCATTCCCGGCTTGTCCTCCATTCCCGTGCTCGGACCAATTTTCTTCAAGCATAACGTCCTGGTCTACATGTCCTATCTTTTGCCGGTGGCGTTTTGGTTCTTCATGCGCCGCACCCGGCTGGGCCTCGCCGTGACCGCCGTGGGAGAAATGCCCGCCGCCGCGGCGGCAGCCGGGCTGAATCCCAAGCGGCTGCGCTGGTTCGCCGTTACGGGCGGCGGTTTTCTGGTGGGGCTTTCCGGGGCGTATCTCTCGCTGGCCTACACGCATCTCTGGACCACCGGCCTGTCCGGCGGGCGCGGCTGGATTGCCGTGGCCCTGGTCATATTCGCATTTTGGCGGCCGTTCCGCGCCGTGGTCGGCGCCTATCTCTTCGGCGGCGTCATGGCTTTTCAGTTGCGACTCCAGGCTACGGGAACGGCCCTCGCTCCCCAATTCCTGCTCATGCTGCCGTATGCCCTGACCGTGATCGTGCTGGTCCTCTCCGCCTGGAAGGGCAAGCGCCGTTCCCAGGGGCCGGGCGCGCTGGGCGTGAACATCGAGCCGGAGGGCTGA
- the porB gene encoding pyruvate synthase subunit PorB, whose protein sequence is MLRDIDLSGYKKITAKNMPKESLVASGHRACQGCVEVLAMGMVTKVAGPNTVVVNATGCMEIITSPYPQTAWKCPWIHVAFENASAVASGIESGLKALRRKGKIGDNPNVIAFGGDGSTFDIGFQSLSGALERGHNFLYCCLDNEAYMNTGVQRSSATPYGASTTTSPAGRESIGQQTQKKNMPLICAAHNIPYVATANPAYHLDLMNKVQKALAVDGPAYIHIYAVCPTGWGIKGETGIEIAKLATETNSFPLYEVVGGRFNFTKQIKKPKPILDYLKPQRRFRHLTEKDVAYIQKQVDADYDYLERLVRATNDAPAE, encoded by the coding sequence ATGCTTAGAGACATCGACCTGAGCGGCTACAAGAAGATCACCGCCAAGAACATGCCCAAGGAATCGCTGGTCGCTTCCGGGCATCGCGCCTGCCAGGGCTGCGTCGAAGTGCTGGCCATGGGCATGGTCACCAAGGTGGCCGGGCCGAACACCGTGGTGGTCAACGCCACGGGCTGCATGGAAATCATCACCTCGCCCTACCCGCAGACCGCCTGGAAGTGCCCCTGGATCCATGTGGCCTTCGAGAACGCCTCGGCCGTGGCCTCCGGCATCGAATCCGGACTCAAGGCTCTGCGCCGCAAGGGCAAGATCGGAGACAATCCCAACGTCATCGCCTTCGGCGGCGACGGATCCACCTTCGACATCGGCTTTCAGTCGCTCTCCGGCGCCCTGGAACGCGGTCACAACTTCCTCTACTGCTGCCTGGACAACGAGGCCTACATGAACACCGGCGTGCAGCGGTCTTCCGCAACGCCGTACGGTGCCTCCACCACGACCTCGCCCGCTGGCAGGGAGTCCATCGGCCAGCAGACGCAAAAGAAGAACATGCCGCTGATCTGCGCGGCCCACAACATTCCCTACGTGGCCACGGCGAACCCCGCCTACCATCTCGACCTGATGAACAAGGTCCAGAAGGCCCTGGCCGTGGACGGTCCCGCGTACATCCACATCTACGCGGTCTGTCCCACGGGCTGGGGCATCAAGGGCGAAACCGGCATCGAGATCGCCAAGCTGGCCACGGAAACCAACTCCTTCCCGCTCTACGAAGTGGTCGGAGGTCGGTTCAACTTCACCAAGCAGATCAAGAAACCGAAGCCGATTCTGGACTATCTCAAGCCGCAGCGCCGCTTCCGCCACCTCACGGAAAAGGACGTGGCCTACATCCAGAAACAGGTGGACGCGGACTACGACTACCTGGAGCGACTCGTGCGGGCAACCAACGACGCCCCCGCCGAATAG
- a CDS encoding 4Fe-4S binding protein, which translates to MSKNSICAWQELALGCAVVEPGNASQLRTGDWRTLIPVLNEEECIKCGMCAVYCPEFCISEREDEFYRPDFDYCKGCGICANICPKDAIKMVMEEK; encoded by the coding sequence ATGAGCAAAAATTCCATCTGCGCCTGGCAAGAGCTGGCGCTGGGCTGCGCCGTTGTGGAGCCCGGCAACGCTTCGCAGCTCCGCACGGGCGACTGGCGCACGCTCATCCCGGTATTGAATGAGGAAGAGTGCATCAAGTGCGGCATGTGCGCCGTGTACTGTCCTGAATTCTGCATCTCGGAACGCGAAGACGAATTCTACCGGCCCGACTTCGACTACTGCAAGGGCTGCGGCATCTGCGCCAACATCTGCCCCAAGGACGCCATCAAGATGGTGATGGAGGAAAAATAG
- a CDS encoding sugar phosphate nucleotidyltransferase, which produces MNTPIRTLILPAAGFGTRMRPVDPNLPKELLPLGPRRVIEHALLEAADAEIRTVVVIIRTGKEILRDHLENCAKRIRIIFVHQDRQTGEGDAIAQAREHAGSGPFAVLYPDNVGHPAPGMLREVCEAFDRTGKDTVALMRVTPDNAPGIGNSGRVRLGPPCDKTTLRPILEFLPKGPGSYPLHNAQEWRTCGLFVTLPHFFDYIELARQKNLVGELTDGKIRRVMLAQGVEFFGCPLARTVFDVGNPTGYAGLNALLEDSEPAIF; this is translated from the coding sequence ATGAACACCCCGATCCGAACCCTGATCCTGCCCGCTGCCGGCTTTGGTACGCGAATGCGCCCCGTGGATCCGAACCTGCCCAAGGAACTGCTTCCTCTCGGTCCGCGCAGGGTCATCGAGCACGCCCTGCTGGAAGCAGCGGACGCTGAAATCAGAACCGTTGTGGTCATCATCAGAACCGGCAAGGAAATATTGAGAGATCATCTCGAAAACTGCGCGAAGAGGATCCGGATTATCTTCGTGCATCAGGACAGGCAAACCGGAGAGGGCGACGCCATCGCCCAGGCGCGCGAGCATGCCGGGAGCGGGCCTTTCGCCGTCCTGTATCCCGACAACGTGGGACATCCGGCCCCTGGAATGCTCCGGGAGGTCTGCGAAGCGTTTGATCGAACCGGCAAGGACACCGTGGCCCTGATGCGGGTGACGCCGGACAATGCGCCCGGCATCGGCAATTCCGGACGCGTGCGGCTTGGCCCGCCCTGCGATAAAACGACCTTGCGGCCCATTCTGGAGTTCCTGCCCAAGGGGCCGGGAAGCTATCCGCTGCACAACGCCCAGGAATGGCGCACATGCGGCCTTTTCGTCACGCTTCCCCATTTCTTTGATTACATTGAACTCGCCAGACAAAAAAACCTCGTCGGCGAACTCACGGACGGGAAAATTCGCAGAGTCATGCTGGCGCAGGGCGTGGAATTTTTCGGCTGCCCGCTTGCCCGCACGGTCTTCGACGTGGGCAATCCCACAGGCTACGCAGGGCTGAACGCCCTGCTCGAAGACTCGGAGCCCGCGATTTTCTGA
- a CDS encoding ABC transporter ATP-binding protein: MDVANLLKQLDRSKRTVPHQGAPLVSIKGLTKRFGKVVANDDISLEIYPGRVKALLGENGAGKSTLMSMLAGRYQPDAGSIEVDGKPVRFTSSRDAIQAGIGMVYQHFMLVESMTVAENVLLGQEGGFFLNPKEMRERVRVLSERYGLDIDPAARVSTLSMGEKQRVEILKLLYRDSRVLIFDEPTAVLTPRETFHLFEALWKIAGQGKAIVFISHKLEEVLAVADEIAILRQGRIEGEFSESEVTSKADLACRMVGKEVLLEVEREPVAQGDTVLEVRNLTGIGLEDINFTLRQGEIVAIVGVAGNGQKALVEAICGLQKPPANTLFIMGKRWRDFYAKSSWKNSLAYIPEDRLGLATCRNLDLVDNLLLTTRQGFARGPWLDKKKAARDTSELIKKYDIRPGRIAALAWQLSGGNLQKSVLARELYRCPRLIVAEQPTQGLDIAATEQVWNHLLAAREMAGILLVTGDLNEALQLADRIAVIYRGKFMDLFSASDKDKVRRIGLMMAGVEEE, encoded by the coding sequence ATGGATGTCGCCAACCTGCTCAAGCAACTGGATCGAAGCAAGCGCACCGTGCCGCATCAGGGTGCCCCCCTGGTGAGCATCAAGGGGTTGACCAAGCGTTTCGGCAAGGTCGTCGCCAACGACGACATCTCCCTGGAGATCTATCCGGGAAGGGTCAAGGCCCTGCTCGGCGAAAACGGCGCGGGCAAGAGCACGCTCATGAGCATGCTCGCGGGGCGCTACCAGCCCGATGCCGGCAGCATCGAGGTGGACGGGAAACCCGTGCGCTTCACTTCCTCCCGCGACGCCATTCAGGCCGGAATCGGCATGGTCTACCAGCATTTCATGCTCGTGGAGTCCATGACCGTAGCCGAGAACGTCCTTCTGGGCCAGGAAGGCGGATTCTTCCTGAATCCCAAGGAAATGCGCGAGCGCGTCCGCGTGCTCTCGGAGCGGTACGGTCTGGATATCGATCCGGCAGCGCGCGTCTCCACGCTTTCCATGGGCGAAAAGCAGCGCGTGGAGATTCTCAAGTTGCTCTACCGCGACAGCCGGGTGCTCATTTTCGACGAACCCACGGCCGTGCTGACGCCCAGGGAAACATTCCATCTTTTCGAGGCGCTCTGGAAGATCGCCGGTCAGGGCAAGGCCATCGTCTTCATCAGCCACAAGCTGGAAGAGGTGCTGGCCGTCGCCGACGAAATCGCCATTCTCCGGCAAGGACGGATCGAAGGCGAATTCTCCGAATCCGAGGTTACTTCCAAGGCCGATCTGGCCTGCCGCATGGTCGGCAAGGAAGTGCTCCTGGAAGTGGAGCGGGAGCCCGTTGCGCAAGGCGATACGGTCCTGGAAGTGCGCAACCTCACCGGAATCGGCCTGGAGGACATCAACTTCACGCTGCGCCAGGGAGAGATCGTGGCCATCGTCGGCGTGGCCGGAAACGGGCAGAAAGCGCTTGTCGAGGCCATTTGCGGCCTGCAGAAGCCGCCCGCGAACACGCTCTTCATCATGGGCAAGCGCTGGCGCGACTTCTACGCCAAGTCGTCCTGGAAAAATTCCCTGGCCTACATTCCGGAGGACCGGCTGGGGCTGGCCACCTGCCGCAACCTCGACCTCGTGGACAACCTGCTGCTGACCACCCGCCAGGGCTTTGCGCGCGGTCCCTGGTTGGACAAGAAAAAGGCCGCCCGCGACACCTCCGAGCTGATCAAGAAATACGACATCCGCCCCGGCCGCATCGCCGCGCTGGCCTGGCAGCTGTCGGGCGGCAACCTGCAAAAGTCCGTGCTTGCGCGCGAGCTTTACCGCTGCCCGCGACTCATCGTTGCCGAGCAGCCCACGCAGGGCCTGGACATCGCAGCCACGGAGCAGGTTTGGAACCACCTGCTGGCCGCGCGGGAAATGGCGGGCATCCTGCTCGTCACCGGCGACCTCAACGAGGCGCTTCAGCTCGCGGACCGCATCGCCGTGATTTATCGCGGCAAATTCATGGATCTGTTCTCCGCTTCGGACAAGGACAAGGTCCGCCGCATCGGATTGATGATGGCCGGAGTGGAGGAGGAGTAG
- a CDS encoding cofactor-independent phosphoglycerate mutase, giving the protein MSPKASKVLFLIADGFGDWPLDELNGRTPIEAAETPHLDELARTGILGRCKTIPQGMAPGSDTANMSLLGFDPARYHTGRGPIEAAAQGLRFEPDDLIWRMNLVNLTSLADDGVMLDYSSGHITTPQAAPLIEMLQAELGDETFSFVPGVQYRHLLIQKGGANGPDARLFVNPPHDLTNKSIAADVEAFAASPELDRIVRRAAELLAGPENTTKARSIWPWGQGGPLLLPDFRETFGLRGAVISAVDLIKGLGLASGMEVLEVEGVTGLLDTNYQGKVDAALAFLEHGDFVFLHVEAPDECGHSGIAADKVEAMRRFDARIVGPLRESLAGQDIVWVAACDHYTPIVERTHTTDPVPFLLQFPGCTPSGPESFSEAQADSTGLMIEEGHALLPWILRQSGAAK; this is encoded by the coding sequence ATGAGCCCCAAAGCAAGCAAGGTTCTTTTTCTCATCGCCGACGGATTCGGCGACTGGCCTCTGGATGAACTGAACGGCCGGACCCCCATCGAGGCCGCTGAAACCCCGCACCTGGACGAACTGGCCCGGACCGGCATTCTCGGACGCTGCAAGACCATCCCCCAGGGCATGGCTCCCGGCTCGGACACCGCGAACATGTCCCTGCTCGGATTCGACCCGGCCCGCTACCACACCGGCCGAGGCCCCATCGAAGCCGCGGCCCAGGGCCTGCGTTTCGAGCCGGACGACCTCATCTGGCGCATGAACCTGGTCAACCTGACGAGCCTCGCCGACGACGGCGTCATGCTCGACTATTCCTCGGGCCACATCACGACCCCGCAGGCAGCACCGCTCATCGAAATGCTTCAAGCGGAACTGGGCGACGAGACCTTTTCCTTTGTTCCGGGCGTACAGTATCGGCATCTGCTGATCCAGAAAGGCGGAGCCAACGGTCCCGACGCCAGGCTTTTCGTCAACCCGCCCCACGACCTGACGAACAAGTCCATCGCTGCGGACGTGGAGGCTTTCGCCGCCAGCCCGGAACTCGACCGCATCGTGCGGCGCGCGGCGGAATTGCTGGCGGGTCCGGAAAACACCACGAAAGCTCGATCCATCTGGCCCTGGGGCCAGGGTGGACCGCTGCTCCTGCCCGACTTCCGGGAGACATTCGGTCTGCGGGGTGCGGTCATTTCCGCCGTGGACCTGATCAAGGGGCTCGGCCTGGCCTCCGGCATGGAAGTGCTGGAGGTGGAAGGTGTCACGGGCCTGCTCGACACCAACTACCAGGGCAAGGTCGATGCGGCCCTGGCCTTCCTGGAACACGGCGATTTCGTTTTTCTCCATGTGGAAGCGCCGGACGAGTGCGGCCATTCCGGCATCGCCGCGGACAAGGTCGAGGCCATGCGCCGGTTCGACGCCCGCATCGTCGGCCCCCTGCGCGAGTCTCTGGCTGGACAGGACATCGTCTGGGTCGCGGCCTGCGACCACTACACGCCCATCGTGGAACGGACCCACACCACGGACCCGGTGCCCTTCCTGCTCCAGTTCCCGGGGTGCACTCCTTCCGGCCCGGAGAGCTTCAGCGAGGCCCAGGCCGATTCCACGGGACTGATGATCGAAGAAGGGCACGCGCTGCTGCCCTGGATACTGCGCCAATCCGGAGCGGCAAAATGA
- a CDS encoding acyl-CoA thioesterase: MTKPFPDPDCWYEHFVSYGETDAMKVLYYAEYLHLFERARSRFIRERGMSYAEVETRGFYLPIREASCRYRAPARYDDRIFIRCGISEWNRASLKFIYEMYDENKAVLHATGMTEHACVNSEGRPVRIPEWLRRMFTGADA, translated from the coding sequence ATGACCAAGCCTTTTCCGGATCCGGATTGCTGGTACGAGCATTTTGTCTCCTACGGCGAAACAGATGCCATGAAGGTGCTTTACTACGCCGAATATCTGCATCTTTTCGAACGCGCCAGAAGCCGGTTCATCCGAGAGCGGGGCATGAGCTACGCCGAGGTCGAAACAAGGGGATTCTACCTCCCCATTCGCGAAGCCTCCTGCAGATACCGCGCCCCGGCGCGCTACGACGACCGGATCTTCATCCGCTGCGGAATCTCGGAATGGAACCGCGCATCCCTTAAGTTTATCTATGAAATGTACGATGAAAACAAAGCCGTCCTCCACGCCACGGGCATGACGGAACACGCCTGCGTGAATTCGGAAGGGCGCCCGGTACGCATTCCGGAATGGCTCCGGCGGATGTTCACGGGAGCCGACGCATAA
- a CDS encoding methyl-accepting chemotaxis protein has protein sequence MFKNLPIALKLGLGFGVVLLLSATVALVSLVVQGRLANGSTASKLNAQIVQHMLEGRVSILYYLWKQDDKYIGTFGKQIDQLRDSADKAEALAATPEAVARLQDIRTNAEDYRRMLGELQAQETDFQQNVVRAAEIGGKVNDIVETLSHEISAEFEKALNQGTASRNLADLYALSQQIQSLHRTFLKARAEVLYFLWQGDAERLNAGKQDLLEVAAQARSIFEDATGEIQSLATQLQKANTSYMEELAKFGRSAEAKNSLVKDMAAKGVQVGDLSDAANAAQMQRMDDLVSGSRLLLLSISALCLLVGAFLAMLIARAITRPVNQGVNFAKAMSEGDFSTEMEVRQRDEVGKLVTSLNSMTMRLRGVVGEVLASADNLASGAEQLSATSQSVAQGSTEQAASVEEIASSMETMTHSIRQNSENAQRTDEIAGKVVKDAEHSGDVVRRSVVAMRDIADKITFVEEIARQTNLLALNAAIEAARAGEHGKGFAVVAAEVRKLAERSGKAAAEISQVSAHTMQTAEEAGTLLDGLVPAIRKTASLIQEIAASSREQDRSNTQIKRAVDQLDDIVQQNASAAEEMASTSEELASQAEELRQLMGFFKISESDKAPRRKSIGSVSRRALHASGTRKEDDLAEDSEFERF, from the coding sequence ATGTTCAAGAATCTCCCCATCGCCCTCAAACTTGGTCTCGGCTTCGGAGTGGTCCTGCTGCTTTCGGCCACAGTGGCCCTTGTTTCCCTCGTCGTTCAGGGCCGCCTCGCAAACGGCTCCACCGCCTCGAAACTGAACGCCCAGATCGTGCAGCACATGCTCGAAGGCCGCGTTTCCATTCTCTATTACCTCTGGAAGCAGGACGACAAGTATATCGGGACGTTCGGAAAACAAATCGACCAGCTGCGGGACTCCGCGGACAAGGCCGAGGCGCTGGCCGCCACCCCCGAAGCCGTGGCCCGTCTCCAGGATATTCGCACCAATGCCGAAGACTACAGGCGCATGCTCGGCGAACTCCAGGCGCAGGAAACGGACTTTCAGCAAAACGTCGTCCGGGCCGCTGAGATCGGCGGAAAAGTCAACGACATCGTAGAAACCCTCTCCCATGAAATATCCGCTGAATTCGAAAAAGCGCTGAACCAAGGCACAGCCTCGCGGAATCTGGCGGACTTGTACGCGCTTTCGCAGCAAATCCAGAGCCTCCACAGGACGTTCCTCAAAGCGCGCGCCGAAGTGCTCTATTTCCTCTGGCAGGGCGATGCCGAACGCCTGAATGCCGGAAAACAAGATTTGCTCGAAGTGGCGGCTCAAGCTCGTTCGATTTTCGAAGATGCTACCGGCGAGATCCAATCCCTGGCCACCCAGCTCCAAAAAGCAAACACCTCCTACATGGAGGAGCTCGCGAAATTCGGCCGGAGCGCGGAAGCCAAGAACAGCCTGGTCAAGGACATGGCCGCCAAGGGCGTCCAGGTCGGCGATCTCTCCGACGCCGCCAACGCGGCCCAGATGCAGCGCATGGACGACCTCGTCAGCGGCTCCCGGCTTCTGCTGCTGTCCATCTCCGCGCTTTGCCTGCTGGTCGGAGCCTTCCTGGCAATGCTCATCGCCAGGGCCATCACCCGCCCCGTGAACCAGGGCGTGAATTTTGCCAAGGCCATGTCCGAGGGCGACTTCAGCACGGAAATGGAAGTGCGCCAGCGCGACGAGGTCGGCAAGCTCGTCACTTCGCTGAACAGCATGACCATGCGCTTGCGCGGCGTGGTCGGAGAAGTGCTGGCCTCCGCGGACAACCTCGCCTCCGGCGCGGAACAGCTTTCGGCCACCTCCCAATCCGTGGCCCAGGGTTCCACGGAACAGGCGGCCTCGGTTGAGGAAATCGCTTCGAGCATGGAGACCATGACCCACTCCATCCGCCAGAATTCCGAAAACGCCCAGCGTACGGATGAGATCGCGGGCAAGGTGGTCAAGGACGCCGAGCACAGCGGCGACGTTGTCCGCCGGAGCGTCGTGGCCATGCGCGACATCGCGGACAAGATCACCTTCGTCGAGGAAATTGCGCGCCAGACCAACCTGCTGGCCCTGAACGCGGCCATCGAGGCGGCGCGGGCGGGGGAACACGGAAAAGGCTTTGCCGTCGTCGCCGCGGAAGTGCGCAAGCTGGCCGAACGCAGCGGCAAGGCCGCTGCCGAGATCAGCCAGGTTTCGGCTCATACCATGCAGACCGCCGAAGAGGCGGGCACCCTGCTGGACGGCCTCGTGCCCGCGATCCGCAAGACCGCGAGCCTGATCCAGGAAATCGCGGCCTCCTCCCGCGAGCAGGACCGCAGCAACACGCAGATCAAGCGCGCCGTGGACCAGCTCGACGACATCGTGCAGCAGAATGCCTCCGCGGCCGAGGAAATGGCCTCCACCTCGGAAGAGCTCGCCAGCCAGGCCGAGGAACTTCGGCAGTTGATGGGTTTTTTCAAAATCTCGGAATCCGACAAGGCGCCCCGCAGAAAAAGCATCGGCAGCGTCTCCAGGCGCGCTTTGCACGCCTCCGGCACCCGGAAGGAAGACGACCTCGCCGAAGATTCGGAATTCGAACGCTTTTAA
- the porA gene encoding 2-ketoisovalerate ferredoxin oxidoreductase subunit alpha has protein sequence MLKRVGIEVSLAVAEAVRLARADVISAYPITPQTHIVEELSHYVANGELDAEFIPVESEHSAMSAAVGSAAAGARTYTATSSQGLALMHEILFIASAMRLPIVMTVANRSLSGPISIWNDHSDIMAERDIGWVQLFVEDGQEALELSMAAFKIAEDHRVLLPTIINMDGFILTHMIEPIEFPDQKTVDAFLPPFEPAMRLDPAHPVSMGPVGVPEVYLEAKKQCEQALLDSKPVVKEVLDELNELFGRDYDLVQTNGKDGAETRFVTMGSLGESVYTAVEALNAEGKDVGQTRIRLWRPFPVEEFLAACKGAKRLIVIDRAISPGSVCGPVAQELKSVLYGQPNAPEIVNVICGIGGRDVPIEEFKEIYALAQAGKLEKTYTLWGLNSNA, from the coding sequence ATGCTCAAACGAGTCGGTATCGAAGTTTCCCTGGCTGTGGCCGAAGCGGTCAGGCTTGCCAGGGCTGACGTCATTTCCGCCTATCCCATCACCCCGCAGACCCACATCGTGGAAGAGCTTTCCCATTACGTGGCCAACGGCGAACTGGACGCGGAATTCATTCCCGTGGAATCGGAGCACTCCGCCATGAGCGCGGCTGTCGGCTCGGCAGCAGCCGGTGCGCGCACCTACACGGCCACCTCCTCGCAGGGATTGGCCCTGATGCACGAAATCCTGTTCATCGCCTCGGCCATGCGGCTGCCCATCGTCATGACGGTAGCCAACCGTTCCCTTTCCGGCCCCATCTCCATCTGGAACGACCATTCGGACATCATGGCCGAACGTGACATCGGCTGGGTTCAACTTTTCGTTGAAGACGGCCAGGAAGCTCTCGAACTTTCCATGGCGGCCTTCAAGATCGCCGAAGATCATCGCGTGCTGCTGCCGACCATCATCAACATGGACGGCTTCATCCTCACGCACATGATCGAACCCATCGAATTCCCCGACCAGAAGACCGTGGACGCCTTCTTGCCGCCTTTCGAGCCCGCCATGCGCCTCGATCCGGCCCACCCCGTGAGCATGGGACCGGTGGGTGTGCCCGAAGTCTACCTGGAAGCTAAAAAACAGTGCGAGCAGGCTCTGCTCGATTCCAAGCCCGTGGTCAAGGAAGTGCTCGACGAGCTGAACGAACTCTTCGGACGCGACTACGACCTCGTGCAGACCAACGGCAAGGACGGCGCGGAAACCCGCTTCGTGACCATGGGCTCGCTCGGCGAATCCGTCTACACCGCCGTGGAGGCCCTCAATGCCGAGGGCAAGGACGTGGGCCAGACCCGCATCCGCCTCTGGCGTCCCTTCCCGGTGGAGGAATTCCTCGCGGCCTGCAAGGGAGCCAAGCGGCTCATCGTCATCGACCGGGCCATCTCGCCCGGATCGGTCTGCGGCCCCGTGGCCCAGGAGCTGAAAAGCGTGCTCTACGGCCAGCCGAACGCGCCGGAAATCGTCAACGTCATCTGCGGCATCGGCGGACGCGACGTGCCCATCGAGGAATTCAAGGAAATCTACGCGCTGGCCCAGGCGGGCAAGCTGGAAAAAACCTACACGCTCTGGGGGTTGAACAGCAATGCTTAG
- a CDS encoding amidohydrolase family protein: MYYDVHTHAFHPKIAHKVTAQLQDHYGIPPVGSGTLEDLLERERKAGIDRFFLHTAATDPAQVIPANNWAIDLHSKHAEVVAFGTMHPSFDEPEKEFDRLESKGIQGIKFHPDFQGFRLDDPAFYELMEMINGRFLLMFHVGDTLPPDENPSCPRKLAAIRRAFPKSRIIAAHLGGYQHWKYVPEHLCGLDIWLDTSSSLPFISDAELAAIFDRHPKDRILFGSDYPLFDPSEAMHRLQTRLKLSDAQLETHLSAAQSLF; encoded by the coding sequence ATGTACTACGATGTCCACACACACGCATTTCATCCCAAAATCGCTCACAAGGTAACCGCCCAGCTCCAGGACCACTACGGCATCCCGCCTGTCGGCTCCGGAACGCTGGAGGATTTGCTGGAACGGGAACGCAAGGCCGGCATCGACCGCTTTTTCCTGCACACCGCCGCGACGGACCCGGCCCAGGTCATCCCCGCCAACAACTGGGCCATTGATCTGCATTCCAAACATGCGGAAGTGGTGGCCTTCGGAACCATGCATCCTTCCTTCGATGAGCCTGAAAAGGAATTCGACCGTCTGGAGAGCAAAGGCATCCAGGGCATCAAGTTCCATCCGGACTTTCAAGGATTCCGGCTCGACGACCCCGCGTTCTACGAGCTCATGGAAATGATCAACGGCAGGTTTCTGCTGATGTTCCACGTGGGCGACACGCTGCCCCCGGACGAAAACCCCAGTTGTCCGCGCAAGCTCGCGGCCATACGCAGGGCCTTCCCCAAGTCCCGGATCATCGCGGCCCATCTCGGCGGATATCAGCACTGGAAATACGTTCCCGAACATCTCTGCGGCCTGGACATCTGGCTGGACACCTCCAGTTCCCTGCCGTTCATCAGCGACGCCGAACTGGCCGCCATTTTCGACCGCCACCCGAAAGACCGCATCCTCTTCGGCAGCGACTATCCGCTCTTCGACCCCAGCGAGGCCATGCACAGGCTGCAAACGCGATTGAAACTCTCGGACGCGCAGCTCGAAACGCATCTGAGCGCGGCCCAGTCGCTTTTCTAG